Part of the uncultured Desulfobacter sp. genome, ATTACCCCAGGTAAAATCATCTCCAATTGCGGCCGTTCATCCATGCCAATGGAAAGAAAAAAACACACCAGAAACAGATCCTTAAACCCAAGCATGGATTTAGCCAGTTCATCGCTTTTGGGGGTACCGGCAAGCAGCATTCCCAAAACCAGGGCGCCAAGATCGGGTTTGAGCCCGACAGCTTCAAAAAGACCTGCACCGGCCACGGGTAGGATACAGGCCAGAAGGACCAGCAGCTCTCCATGGCCGCTTTTATTCAGCAGCGCCTCAAGCGGCTTTCGTAAAAAAAACAGGCACAACAGTGCCAATGCCGATGGCGAAGGGAATTTTCCGCTTGAAAAGGTAATAAATAATACGGCCAACAAGTCCTGCATAACCAGGATGCCAATGGCCAGTTGCCCATGCCTGGATGTCATCTCCTCTTGTTCCTCAAGGATTTTGACGGCAAAGACCGTACTGGAAAAACTTAACGCAAACGCCAACAGAAAAGACTGACCCGGATTAAGCCGGTAAAAATAAGGTAAACCGACCAGGCCCAGTGCAAAGACAACACCACCCAGAACAACGGTCGTTATGCCCATGTGGATGCAGGCCGTTGCCCAGACCTGGGGGCGCATTAATTTTTTTACCTGAACTTTGAGCCCAATGCTGAACAAAAGAAGGAGAATGCCCACATCCGCAAGTTTGTGAAGCATATCTCCTGCGTCATATCCCATAAAGTTCAGGAAAAATCCGGCGGTAAGAAAGCCCACCAACGGGGGGAGTCCTACCACTCGTGAAATAAAACCGAACACAAAGGCGATGACAATAAAAAAAACCTGCAAAAGCTCACCCCGTTGACATGGAATTAAAGATTTAAAGGATTACACGTCCTAAAATAAACGATCATGTATGGCGGTAAACCACTATTCTTTCCCGAAAAGTGTAGGGAGTATAAAACTAACCCCAAGTCTGAACCGCCACCCTTCGGGGCCTGTATCAGGTGTTTCCACCCAATACCCCACACCGGCCTGCAGGCTCACGGGAAGCTTCCCCAAGTAGACCAGCTTGGAGACACTTAAGTTCACAGGCACAGACCACTTTTCCGACGCCCAGTCATAAACACTTTCGCTTTGCAGCGACATGGACCAGGCATTGGACCAGGTATAGGAGACAAAGGGCTGCACAAGGGAGGCGTTGACATTACGCCTGTCACTGTCTCCGGCAAAGGACCAGACGTGGTTGGCAAGGGCGCCAAGGGTCCACGGCCCTTTCATGGTCAGCACTGCCCCGG contains:
- a CDS encoding cation:proton antiporter, with translation MQVFFIVIAFVFGFISRVVGLPPLVGFLTAGFFLNFMGYDAGDMLHKLADVGILLLLFSIGLKVQVKKLMRPQVWATACIHMGITTVVLGGVVFALGLVGLPYFYRLNPGQSFLLAFALSFSSTVFAVKILEEQEEMTSRHGQLAIGILVMQDLLAVLFITFSSGKFPSPSALALLCLFFLRKPLEALLNKSGHGELLVLLACILPVAGAGLFEAVGLKPDLGALVLGMLLAGTPKSDELAKSMLGFKDLFLVCFFLSIGMDERPQLEMILPGVILLVFIPFKTAFFYRLLTLFRVRARTALFASFNLANFSEFGLIVGSIGVGLGLLSNEWLIIIAVTVSLSMIAASPLGRQVSFFYTRFQGRLKKYESKQRLREDERIDIGNAQVVVFGMGRVGEGVFDDLETRYGQKVAGLDFNEDRIAALKAKGKNIFMGDATEYDFWQRCILSSGQVDLVFLAMSHRANCIAAQFLKQSDHSGVVASMIRHDDELDALKAHGVHYVFNIYDEAGSGFARHVCTIAAEDGHASACLIRE